The DNA region GCCACTATTGTTTCCTCTTGAAGAGGCACTCACTAGCTGTGCAAAGTCTCACAAAAATCTCACATGTGACTGTGCTCAGCATCCTCCTCTCCAACACTATCACGCTGCCAGAAAAGCATTCATTAGGAACTAACAAAATGGCTCCCCAGCCTACCACTTTCTCCGCTCTCCCTACCCTCTGGGAGAAATGGAGGAAAGATACTTTTACATGCAAGATAATACATCCTCAAGGCTTTGCCAGCAAACCTTATTCTTCCCTCTGAAGCCAAAAATCATCCTGTCAAGGTAAGACAAAGGGGAAAGGAAGTGCACCAATATCCTACAGCAGCAAAGCTTCAACCTGATGCCTAGCGCCAAAAATTCCCACCTTGGGGGAACCCCAGGCATGAGGATGGACTCACCTAAGCAAACACTGGTCCAGTGGCAATTGCTCCTCACTTCCCAAGGTGATCAAATGGCACGCTCGTctagaaaagagagaggaagaatggtcaaggaatggagagaaagcaaaGGACACAGAGGACACAAAACCACAGAGGCTGTGTTATTTCTTTGCCTCATTCTATGGGACAGCCTCTCCCCCAAGGGTTTACCATTCCACTTCTCCAAACCACTGTGGTCTGGAAGACAAACACATGAAGGCTTACTCTGAGCAAAGCAGAGCTAAGAAGACTGCATTGAGCATGGTGTCCAGAAAATTTGTAACTGGATAATGAAGGCGTCACCTGGTATCACTCCCCTCAACACATTGTAGAAGCTTCAGGCATTGTGCTCACATCAGCACCAACAAATCAGTGGTAAAAACCACTCTGGGGCCCTTAAGTCTTTTTGGAACAGGTGAGCCAAGGCCATGTATATCGCAGCAGGGACTCACCTGTGATGCTGAAATCCGTGACACTTCTTGCCGCCCTGTGAGGTCAGATGAGGAGACGTTGGCAGGAGCTCCTCGGTGTAACCTCATGCTGACCTTCCGCTCCCTGTCCACTCGTGAGATTGCTCTGGGGGATGTGTTTCCTGTCAGAGGCAGAGAAATATGAGGCAAGAACATCATTCAATACTCAGTTTCCAGTCAATAATAAGGGTGGCACCCCTCTCTCCCCAGtccccagctctcctgccccaCTCACCGGACTGTTGGATTCGGGAGGTGGGGGTGGAGGCCATGGGCTCGGCAACATTGCGAAGACGGTTGGCAGTGGCTCCAGCAGGTGGGCCGGGGGGCAGCGCTCGTGTGGCCGAACCCCGGAGTTGTCCCATCCGCTCTTCTCGCTCGTGTTCTCGCCGCTCCCGATCCATATCCTCAGGGTTTCGGGCTGCTCCCtgaggcagagagaggaaaacTCCATGTTATGCACAGCTGTAAggcaggacagagaaagagcagcagccccagctaGAAAATTCATGCCAAGAAAGCATGACATGGGGCAGAGCTCCAGCCCCAGAACAAGTTTTCCCCTACCACCTTCCACTTCACCCAAAAGGGGCTTCAGTCTCCTCCATGAACCCAAAAGAAATAATGTGGTATTATAGTTGTTTCTGCAATCCACATCTCTGCCCCATCTCTGACTATGGCTCTCTccatctgaaaaaaatctctctaacTACACATAGCTATAGGTCTATGTATATATTGACACACATGCTGCATCAAACACACTCACTAATCCAACAGTAGAAATAATCCCAAGTTAGGACCACAGAACTCTACCTCTTTTCAACACGTCTGCCTGGTCTCCCTTTTCAAGCTGCTCCCTATGGGTAAGTATAGTCACTCAAAGGACAGACAGCTTCCGTCTttcctcccccatccccatgtcagGAATCAACCCCTGCCACTCCAGCCCTTTCCTCACACACTCACAAATTTAAGCATGTTCCAGTCAAAAACGTAGTCGTAGGAAAAGCCCTGGCGGTGGAAGAGGTTGCGGAAGAGCTGCCGCAGGTATGAGTAGTCAGGTTTGTCATCAAACCTCAGCGAGCGGCAGAAGTTGAGGTATGTCGAGAACTCGGCTGGAGAGACCAGAGAAAACAGTTGGCTGTTAAACACAGTCTATCTCCCATTCCTACTGGGGAGGACCACAGCCTTTCAACAGCAGTTTACCAGATCAGAACAACACAAACACAGAGCCGtgtaaggaggaaaaaggagTCTGCTGGTTGCAGACCTCTGGCCACAGAAGAGCCCatccttattttaactgaaagatATGCTTGCACATCTCCCTtttctggctgctttttcaatcAAGAGGTAGCAAGCCACAGAGCCTGCTGAAGGAGAGTAAGAACACATCCCTGAAGAATAGGTGGAGTTAAGATTTGGGAAGGCAGGCCTACGTGGTGTGAAGATGACCAGTGCAGtccagagcagcagagacaggAGTGGAGGTAAGCTATGTAAGAAGAGCTGTACTTGCTCAGGCCAGAGGTCCTCCTGGTCCAGTAGCCTGTCTTGAACAGTAGCCAGAATTGGACAGCTATAGAAGAGTAAGACCAGGGCAAGCACGTCTGAAACGTCCATTTATATTTGCCCAGCTTCCAGCTATTTTCAGCTCAGAGACTTCCTAAGCTGGATGTGTTTTATAAGTATTTAATAACCCTCAGTGGATCTCTTCCATGTAGTTGTCCAATACCTCCTTGAACTCCTGTAAGCTTTAAGCAGCCGTAAGATCCTCTGGGAAGGAGTTCCACAGGTCTACCACCAGCTATATGAAAAACCACATCCTTTTGTGTTCTTGTATtggaatagaaaagaaaaacaaaaacaaacagtccCATTCAACGTTCTGGAGGCACAAGAAGAGTGCAAACTTCTACCATCTCCCCTCTAGttatctcttttccagactgaagaaTCCCAGCCCACTTAGTTGCTTCTTATATAGAAATCACCTCACCTCTGATCATCTTTTTGTGTTTTTGGGACCTTTTCCAGCTCTACTGTATCCTTTCTGAAATGGAGGGAAGGATCAGAACTACACTCTGCATGTAAGGTGGGGGAGAGCCACAGATTTATGCATACTGtttgtgtttttcccccccctaatAATTCCTAATATCTGATTTGCATTTTTCAGTAGCCACTAAACATGAAGTTGATGTTTTCACACAACCATACATTGCAACTGTAAGATCTCATTCTTGAGTGGTAATAGTCAGCCCAGAGCCTATTACTTTACCTGTGACATGAGGACTGATCCTCCTACTCTCACCTCACACACATCACTCCATGTTTACCTGCACAGAACTGCATTTGACACTGCACTGCCCAGTCATTTCTGGGATTCTTCACAGTCAGCCTGCATCCTTACTATCCTGAGTAACTCAATACTATCAGCATACTCTTCCACCTCACTGCCtatctcttttccagactgttTCTGAGGTCCTACAGACCCTCCTCAGCATGTTCATGCCCTTAGTAACACAATGCCTGACCCTCCACCCCAAACATCTACATCCTCCACTTCTGCACCAGAACTATATTATCATAGGTCTCTTATCCTTTCTCTTCACTGGCGTCAGCAGCACATGTGGGTCCTTGCCAAATTTTTGGGGTATTGAGCCATGCCCTTCATGTCTCAGACTCCATGGGTTCCAGCAGAAGAGCGCCATGCACCAGACAAGACAGCCATCAAGATTAGAGCACTTACAAGGGTACCCTTTGCAGAGCACCTCAATGGGCGTTGACATCTTCTTCTCGCTGATCCTCTCATACTTTTGGCGCTTGGTGGCAGCCTTGAGGCCCTGCCAGGGCAACGAGCCCAGGTTGAAATACATGAGCACATAGCCCAGGCTCTCCAGGTCATCACGGCGACTTTGTTCTGTGGAAAAAAGTTACACAGGGGCAAGAAGTGAGAGGCAACTAAAACTGTTTTGGCAATTGCACAGCTCTGGAAGTGCACATGGAACCAAAGGATAGACAAACTTGTAGAAGAAATTCCAATATAAGTTCCTATGGGATGTTCCTACTGCAGAGTTAAAGCACTCCTCTCCCCATACGGCCCAAACCACTTCATAAATGAATAATTCCTCTGACTACCTCCCAACTTGGACAAGCCTTAATTCACACAAATATTCAATAGCTCAAAAAAAATGACGCAGTAACACTGCTTACCTGTTCTTCCCAGTCATAGAGGAAGGGCACCTTCATTTCTCCACCCAGAACAATACTTAACCCTGGAGATTAGTCATGGCAGATGTAGTCACAGAAAGACAAAGCTAGCAGAGGTAAGCCCAATACAACCTTTGCAAACACATCTTCCAGTTAACCTGCTGATACTTATTATGCAGGGCAGAAATGAGGAAATAGCGATCCCTTCTTGAGTTAAACAAATTTATTGATAGTTCAGAGAAGCATAACAGGTAATACTCTGCAAAGTTGTTTCCTGATTTGGTTGGATTTTTAAAGCTGTGGAAGAAAAAGGCACAAAGGCAGAGGTATAGTTTGATCAAAGGAGTTTCTCTTCCAAATGGGGAAAGACTGTATGACTGGCATCATGATCAACTCTACTCAGAGCAAAGGTTGCCCTTAATATTCCATTTTAAGAGCCCACCTTCAGATGCTTATTAAAAGTTTCCCAAACAAAAATACTTCACGCACACTGAACTTATTCTCTGAAATGGGCAAGCCATTTTAAGTCACGAATTCCCCCAAAAAGGAGTTGATGGCAGAAGGTCAGCAATGGAAAATGTTGACGAGTAATTAATGTATGGCAttcttcccacctcccccaaCATGCATACAAATTCATCTACAAAAATTGCCAAGAAGCTCTTGCTCCTGttccccttccccctcaccctattaaaaaatatacatatatactgcCGAAAGTACTAGCCAAAAGACAGGTGCAAAGTTACCCTTAAAATCAGTCAAATTATTGACTTAAAAACTGCAGGTTGCACACCTGTTAGTGAGGGCTGCTTAGAACCTGGCAGCTAAGTTTGCACAGCACTGTCTGCTGTTAGCATGCTATGGCTCTGCAAGGCCAGGCTTAACAGGATCACTCCTCTTCTTGACTAAGGACCACAATGGCATTCAGCAAAGGGAGGAAGAGAATGACACCCTACATAGCTAACAGAAAGGCAAAATAAGGTTTGAGGGCAAGCACAGGGGTAGAGAAAAGGCTAAATCTTTATCTATTACAACAGCACATTTTGCTGAATTCAGTGTCATGTGCTGGAAGATGCTGCAGATCATATATTAATTCTCTGTATCAGTTAGGTGCTACAACCTGTCCCATCCAAAGGGAAAGGAGTATTACAAATACTCCTTACTCTGCTAGCTTAACTGAACCACTGACTAAGGAATAGCTGTAGTTGGTCACAGATCTAGATGTCCAGACATGCCAATTCACGCTGTGGATCAGTATGGGTATTTCTTCCTCCTGCATTCCTCTCAACTTCCTAGCATCTTTGAGGGCTAGAGGGACTGGCAAATTAAATATAaactaaaggaagaagaaaaaaaaagggcactaCAGTTGCAGAAGAAAAGAAGCGTCTCATCACTTCAGAACTGAGCTGAGAGCACCTCTGGCTCAAAGCACATGAAATGCCATAAAAAGACAGAGTACTCCAAGAAAGAGTAGAGGAAAAAGAAGCCCTGCAGATCCCTAAATGTCTTAATTTGAGCATGCAGAACTAACAGCATCTTTTGACCTCACTAACTTACTTGTCTCAAGTTCCCTACTTTAAAGGGGCTAATACTTCCTAATCTCATCAGGCTACATAACTGTCTGGAAGATGCTTAGATACTATggagaaagcacagaaaagaaaccCACGGTTTTGCATTTGGCCTAAGGCTGGGACACATGTGCCCACTTAGGGCTGCAATTACACGCCAAGcatagcaaataaataaaactgaacaaTATTTGATAACAACCCACTTCCTGCCTGAGACAGGAGGCCTGCAGAAATAGAGTCAGAACACACATCCAGAGAGGCCTGAAAGCACAGGCAATCAGGGCAACCTCACTTCTGCAATCTGCCAGCCCTTGACTTGTCCACATTGCAGCTTTAACAGCCTGAAATTCTGGGGGTCCCTGTCTGGAGGGTGGGGGCACCTCTCAGAGGAGTAGGGAGATAGGGTAGGAACTAGAGAAACAGACTTGACAGACGAATTTGCCTTTTAGGAATAAATCAGGATCCTGCCTCCAAAATCTTGCTTGCACTCCAAACTGCTTAGGGCTAGGCTGGACCACATGTCTCCACTCGCGTGGAGCACAGCAGCTTTGACCACAGCTGCTGATCCGGTCCAGAACAGGGGAAGTTATAGGAACTCCTGGGCACAGTCCTAGTGATTTGAGAAAGATCAGAATTAGGGAGTTGAGGTTAAGACTAAAGCCTGTGGAGGGTGCTATAGCCCTTACTAGAGGCAAGGAGACAGGTTACAAAACCAAACTGGAAGGCTCACTAGTATACATTATATACACGCAAACACACCTTTACTGTCTCCTAGTGCAGTAACATGAACAAGGAAAAAGAACTGTAAGCAGGATACACAGCTATTAAATGCTGAATGCTAAATGTCTTATTCTGTGGCATCCCCGAAGTATCATTGCTCAGGTACATGTGGTCATTGTAGCCCACTTCAACAATTTCAGTGAGATTCAAGTCTGTGAGGAGCCTGAAGCACCAGCAGGATAAGTCACAGTTGCAAAGTTACCTTAATTATATTTGTGCAGACCTCAAAacaatgtagatttctttcaccTGTAACCCTAACTGCAAGATCCTGGGTTAAATCCTGGGTGCTGGTGAGGAACACAACAGTTCCTACATCTCGTTTCTCTATTTCATCCTTCGTTACTGTCACACATTCTCAAGCTTAtctccaaatatattttttttttgccttgcctCATATGCCAACAGCCACAGAACACTAGATAACATTAATTGTTCCACTTTTGCTGTCTagagttagcaaaaaaaaaaaagtctttcacctCTATGCACTGGAGAAATGTTACTTAACATCACCACTTTTCACTTTCAGAGGCTTGACTATCATTGACTCACtctcacagcatccctgggaagcAGGCAAAAGCATCTCACTTTACTGATTgagatgaaaaacagaaacacaagTGACGTGAATGCATGTACAGAGCAAGTCAGTTCAGAAGCAGCATTACAGCCACGACCTGTACCTAACCTGCGGCACCACGCTGCGCTTGTTTTATTTCAGCTTCTCAGCTCTTCTACAATAGATGGCGGACTGCCTCTTTTATAAGACACTgatcctttcctccctctctcacaAAAACCATTCCAATACAAAACCCAAGGCTGCCTTCCCACACAACCCAGTGCAGCATCTCAAGTCCAACCCACCCTGCGAGCAATTCCCCCCATCATAGTTACGAGTGGCACGGAGATGCAGTGTCAGTTTCCTCCCACTCCCAGGGAGACTCCCAGCCAGCCCATGCCGTAACTCCCTTCCCAAATGGGTCCCCAGCAGGAACCAAGTCAGGGGTGAGTAGCAGGAAGGTGAGTTACCTGGTGAAAACATGCTCAGGCAAAGAGAGGAGATTGAGGATTGGCTGCCTCAGATAAGGTTCAAGACCAAACTTGTTTATTTGCAGCCTGAAGCCCTTCCTGGTCCCCCAGAAAGGTGTTTCCCTTCAGTGCTTCCCAAAATAGTGTTGCTCCCATGCAGGACTCCCTAGAAATCAGATCTCTTCACTGGAGCCAGTCCAGCTACAGACAGTCTTAACCAAGCAATGGTCTCCTGATTACATATTCAGATCTGATTTTGTACATGCTGGGACtacacttcccctttctctccccactGCATAAAAGCCTTTAATAGCACACGAAAAGCTGAAAATGGTGACAGGGAGCAGGACCACCGTAAGAACTTCATGACCTGCACAGCCTTAATTGATGCCATCTAGGACATGCAGTCAGGGAGGACCAGCCCCCCACTCCCAGCCTCCTCTTATCCAGACAGAATCCACTAGGCTTCTTCCAAGACTGTctcctgggcaccctgggcaTTTATTTCGGACTTTACAAGCTCCAGAGGGTGCAAGGGACTCTCATCCCTAGAGCATGTGAAAATTGACTGGAATGCATGAACCAAAGCCTGCACAATCCAGTGACTCCCCCAACAGCAAGTCTCCAGCTGTGGAAACCCTCCCCGATCTCGCCTCTTACTTTTTCCCCGGTCACTGGAAAAAGAATGTGTTTCCTCCAGACATCGGAATGCCCAATCCTTAGCTTGCACATTCAAATAAAGGCATTTATCTGCTTGCTATTCTTGTCACATGAACACCCTAGCACCTGGTTCCTTCCCTCTCCCTAAATCGCATTAATGTAACATTACGGCAGAGAAATTAGTAACTGAAAAGTCAAAAAATTCAGAGTGACGGTTCCCATGGCAATACTGCTAACTCACAAACATGTCTGTCATTTACCCCGTGGCAAGGTCTGGAGAAACAGGAACTCCAGCTGCAACTCTGACACCACCATCCCCTTTCCTCCAGGCAAGTCATGTAACCTCTCTGATTCAGGGGAACTATCTGCAACGTGGAGATAATATGTCTGAAACCTGTTGCACAGAGTAATTCACACCCAGTATTTTGGAAGCAAAGGGGATGAAGAGAGCGACTGCTGTGCTCCGACTGATGGCATATGCAATTTGCTCTCGGATTAGTGTTCAGACATTGTTTGTTCATCCTGGTACACCAGCCAAGTGTCAGTACTGAAGGACTAAGTTAGGGGTAGTATGAATAATAAAAGCCTtcaaaaaactaaaaacaaaaaaaaacccacaaccagaCGTTTAGCCTCTCGTGCTCAGTTCAGACAGAGCAGGCACACACAAAAGGATCGACAGACATAGTAGTAGGAATTATTTTGTGCATGTCTCCTTGTGGTAGTTACCATGGCTGTGGAAATCTTGACTGAGAATTCAATGGAGAGTCAGTTATATATAAGCAGGTCAGGCCAAAATACAGTAGGCCAACTCAGAGAGCTCTACAAGAACTATTTTTACTACATGGAAGAGGTCAGGAGATCACAACCCACTCTCAACATGCAATGCTCCCCATTTCAATGCAAATGAAGTGTTCTCAGTCTACAGTTATGCCATATTACCAGAAAACAACAGTGGGAATCTGCTGTATTTTCTGCAGGTAAAGTCATGGCTCCAGATTTCTGAGAAGCCATCTGCAACAGGGAAGAACAGGAAGCTTTCCCTAGTAAGAACGAGGACGTGAAATCCTGTGGAAGATGTTTAAAAGGTTTGGGTTCTCCACTCCAATTTTCAAATTCCCAGcttatatttttcagaaaaagctCTCCCAAACATGAACTGAGCTGCAAGTACAAGCAGCTGCTTCCCTGAGTCTGCAGGCAAGGCAGTTTCAGCTTCTACTGCTCAGATTTGCCAGCCAGCAGCAGAACAAAGTCAGTTTGTTCCTGCTGCTAATCAGGACCCTGTGGGCAACTATGAAACTCTCACACTGCCGCTGACAGGCAAAGCTTACCCTAAGCAGGGGAAAAAGGGTCAGCATGGGAAAGAGGCACTCAGTCAGGGAATGGAGAAGAAAACTGCAAGAGAGGTCTTCATTTCTGTTCCTCACAGCAACCAGATGCTTTGGGAAAGAGTCTCTGATTCAAGGGCTCACTCCCAGCACAAGAGCTTGGGGGATTTAAGGGAGGTTAGCATACCGGATACTGACCTGTGCGAGGTACCTACAGAACCCAGGACGATGCCCTGGGCCATCAGCAGTAGAAGACCTGGCTGAACTCTCAGCACTCTTTTCCTGCCTGGTTTTATTGCCACGGTACTAGTTATAAAAACTAAGGGCAGAGACCTACTTTCCTCAAACTGCTTCACAGTCTCTCTCAATGATGAATGGGGCAGTTTGGTTCACAGACACCCATGCATTTTGAAGGCCCATGAAAGCCAGTGCTCATTATCACAAAACCTGAATGTCCGGGAGGTAGGaaacttcccccctcccccttcaccTTCAGCTTCTTGTGCATTTCTAGTAGATGGCTATCCCTGTCCTCAGTGGTGGATGACAGGACTATCACTTTATTGTAATGGGCCTCTATCCTCCAACTCTTAtagttacaaaaaaacaaaaacaaaaaacaaacaagaagcaaACACCACGGACAAAGGCACTCAAGAGCTAACAAAAGAGAGGTTTCAATTACACCTACCCCTAAAGGCTTAGTACCTGTGAATGTCTCCTTTACACATCTATCAGCCTGCAAAAATTGTACAAGGCAGAGTTAGTAGCAGTAAAGTTGGGGAGATCACATCCTTGTTGCTGATATAGGGCCCCACTGCATTAAGCAGTGCACAAACACATGCCAGTAGACAATTTCTGCCTTCAGGAGCTCCGAGTGCCACAAAAGGCAGGAGGGGTAACAGAGTCATAGCAACATTAAGTTATTTGCCCGTGATCTCAGCACAGgtcagcagcagagccaggaacaGAATCTGACAGCCTTATGGAGTCTCAGGCCAGCACCCCACTTGTTGGGCCATGCCCGCACTCATGTGCTAGAAGTGGTCAAATCCAAGACACAGGAGTTTTGCAACCTCCAGGAGAGGAGCCACCACTCCTCCCACTGGGCACGCACAACCTCCCACAGAAAGCCTCACCGAGACCTGACAGCGGGCTCACCGATTCCCAGGTGGGTGTTGATAGAGGCATAGCGGGCTGTGCCAGTCAGATTCTTGTTTTCCCGGTAAGGGATGTGCTGGTGGGTCCGGGCGTCTCGGTATTTCTTGGCCAAGCCGAAATCAATGATGTACACTAGGTTGCCTTTTTTGCCAAGCCCCATGAGGAAGTTGTCTGGCTTCACATCCCGGTGGATGAAGTTCTTGGAATGAATGTACTCAATACGGCTGATCTGGAAGTGAAAAAATAGTGGGAGAGTGAGAAAGAGGCTCATGATAGCTGCACCATTACAAACCAACCCTATCCAGAACATCGGCCTGTCAGAGCAAGGAAGGGTACACATTGCAGAGAGCATCAGAGATGACAGCCAAGAAAAAATGCCATTTCCTACCCTCCAGAAGCAGAAGGATATAGAAATGGTATACAACCCTGCACATCAGCACACTGCTCAGGCAGAATAGGTCACTGTTAGCATCACAAGAAAGGACAGGAAGCAAATTTGTACAAACTAATAAAACTTGAGCTACAGGATTTATGCTGGTCAACTTTCAAACTTAGCCAGACTGGGTAAGGAGAGGGACCAGAACAAATAAGGGGTCTAAACTCAGGGCATGAGCAGCTGAGTCAATACAGATAGCAGTATCAATCATTTACCTCATGGGCAAAAACATCTACGTGTGTGATGCTAgcacaggatgagaggcaagggaaagggaggagggatGGAGATCAGGAAAAGTCAGCAATGCCTAGCTTCTGGGATCCCAGCTTCATCAAAAAGGAAAAACCTGGAAGCCACTTGCTGCTAAATGAAAAAGCCTGGGATATAACAGCTCTTGAGCAGAGGGgattggatgaaaaaaaaaaaaaaaggcacagaaaagaaGAGGAGGCACAAATGCTTTCAGAGGAAACTCACCATCTGGTCTGCCAGGAGCAGAACTGTCTTGAGACTAAATTTGCGGGAACAGAAGTTGA from Apteryx mantelli isolate bAptMan1 chromosome 1, bAptMan1.hap1, whole genome shotgun sequence includes:
- the CSNK1E gene encoding casein kinase I isoform X1, whose protein sequence is MELRVGNKYRLGRKIGSGSFGDIYLGANIATGEEVAIKLECVKTKHPQLHIESKFYKMMQGGVGIPSIKWCGAEGDYNVMVMELLGPSLEDLFNFCSRKFSLKTVLLLADQMISRIEYIHSKNFIHRDVKPDNFLMGLGKKGNLVYIIDFGLAKKYRDARTHQHIPYRENKNLTGTARYASINTHLGIEQSRRDDLESLGYVLMYFNLGSLPWQGLKAATKRQKYERISEKKMSTPIEVLCKGYPSEFSTYLNFCRSLRFDDKPDYSYLRQLFRNLFHRQGFSYDYVFDWNMLKFGAARNPEDMDRERREHEREERMGQLRGSATRALPPGPPAGATANRLRNVAEPMASTPTSRIQQSGNTSPRAISRVDRERKVSMRLHRGAPANVSSSDLTGRQEVSRISASQTSVPFDHLGK
- the CSNK1E gene encoding casein kinase I isoform X2; translated protein: MELRVGNKYRLGRKIGSGSFGDIYLGANIATGEEVAIKLECVKTKHPQLHIESKFYKMMQGGVGIPSIKWCGAEGDYNVMVMELLGPSLEDLFNFCSRKFSLKTVLLLADQMISRIEYIHSKNFIHRDVKPDNFLMGLGKKGNLVYIIDFGLAKKYRDARTHQHIPYRENKNLTGTARYASINTHLGIAEFSTYLNFCRSLRFDDKPDYSYLRQLFRNLFHRQGFSYDYVFDWNMLKFGAARNPEDMDRERREHEREERMGQLRGSATRALPPGPPAGATANRLRNVAEPMASTPTSRIQQSGNTSPRAISRVDRERKVSMRLHRGAPANVSSSDLTGRQEVSRISASQTSVPFDHLGK